In the genome of Arcobacter sp. F155, one region contains:
- a CDS encoding cation acetate symporter, which produces MFKILALISVFALTAFAAGDASFEATKRDLNIPAIIMFFVFIAGTLGLTVWAARRTKSASDFYTAGGGITGFQNGLAIAGDYMSAAAFLGVSGLIYLKGYDGVIYAVSFLVGWPIILFFMAEKLRNLGKFTFADIAAYRLSQKEIRTLAAFGTLSVVVLYLIAQMVGAGKLIQVLFGMEYEFAVILVGVMMIIYVTFGGMLATTWVQIIKACLLLSGVSFMAIMVLWQFDFNFESLAVAATENHKDGESILAPGGFISDPISAISLGMALMLGTAGLPHVLMRFFTVGNAKEARKSVVYATGFVGYFWVIITIVGFGAIAFLNTDAGAQYFVDGKLFGGNNMASIHLSHMLGGNAFLGFISAVAFATILAVVSGLTLSGASAISHDLYSNVINPNATDEQVVKISKVTVVVVGIVGVILGIAFEQQNIAYMVGLAFGIAASANFPILFLSIYWRGLTTRGAFLGGLCGLISAVTLVIVGPIVWVQILGNEEALFPYKHPALFSVTVAFISIWFFSKVDSSERGKAEKELFRAQNIRANTGIGAAGAVDH; this is translated from the coding sequence ATGTTTAAAATATTAGCACTAATTTCTGTTTTTGCATTAACTGCTTTTGCTGCAGGTGATGCAAGTTTTGAAGCAACAAAAAGAGATCTTAATATCCCAGCGATTATTATGTTCTTTGTTTTTATTGCTGGTACTTTAGGTCTTACTGTATGGGCTGCAAGAAGAACAAAATCTGCAAGTGACTTTTATACTGCAGGTGGGGGAATCACTGGTTTCCAAAATGGTTTAGCAATTGCAGGTGACTATATGTCTGCTGCTGCATTTCTTGGTGTATCTGGACTTATTTACTTAAAAGGTTATGATGGTGTTATCTATGCAGTATCATTCTTAGTTGGTTGGCCAATTATTCTTTTCTTTATGGCTGAAAAATTAAGAAACCTAGGTAAATTTACTTTTGCTGATATCGCTGCTTATAGATTAAGTCAAAAAGAGATTAGAACACTAGCTGCATTCGGGACACTTTCAGTTGTAGTTTTATATCTTATTGCACAAATGGTTGGTGCAGGAAAACTTATTCAAGTACTTTTTGGTATGGAGTATGAATTTGCAGTAATCTTAGTTGGGGTTATGATGATTATTTATGTTACTTTTGGTGGTATGTTAGCAACTACTTGGGTACAAATTATCAAAGCTTGTTTACTTCTTTCTGGTGTTTCATTTATGGCAATCATGGTTTTATGGCAGTTTGACTTCAACTTTGAAAGTTTAGCTGTAGCAGCTACTGAAAACCACAAAGATGGTGAATCAATTCTTGCACCAGGTGGATTTATTTCTGACCCAATTTCAGCTATTTCTTTAGGTATGGCTTTAATGCTTGGTACTGCAGGTCTTCCTCACGTACTTATGAGATTCTTTACTGTTGGTAATGCAAAAGAAGCTAGAAAATCTGTTGTTTATGCAACTGGTTTTGTTGGTTACTTCTGGGTTATTATTACTATCGTTGGATTTGGAGCAATTGCATTCTTAAATACAGATGCAGGAGCACAATATTTTGTAGATGGTAAACTATTTGGTGGAAATAACATGGCATCTATTCACTTATCACATATGTTAGGTGGAAATGCATTCTTAGGATTTATTTCAGCAGTTGCATTTGCTACAATTTTAGCAGTTGTATCTGGACTTACATTATCAGGAGCATCGGCTATTTCACACGACCTTTACTCAAATGTAATTAATCCAAATGCTACAGATGAGCAAGTTGTTAAAATTTCAAAAGTTACAGTTGTTGTTGTTGGTATTGTTGGTGTAATCTTAGGTATTGCATTTGAACAACAAAATATTGCATATATGGTTGGATTAGCATTTGGTATTGCAGCATCTGCAAACTTCCCAATTCTTTTCTTATCAATTTACTGGAGAGGATTAACTACTAGAGGTGCATTCTTAGGTGGTTTATGTGGTCTTATTTCAGCGGTTACTTTAGTAATTGTTGGACCAATTGTATGGGTACAAATTTTAGGAAATGAAGAAGCTTTATTCCCTTATAAACACCCAGCATTATTCTCAGTAACAGTTGCATTTATTTCAATCTGGTTCTTCTCTAAAGTAGATAGCTCAGAAAGAGGAAAAGCAGAAAAAGAATTATTTAGAGCTCAAAACATTAGAGCAAATACAGGTATTGGTGCAGCAGGAGCAGTTGACCACTAA
- a CDS encoding DEAD/DEAH box helicase has translation MSFTKLGLNPNILKAIEEQGYTKPTLIQEQAIPKVLEKKDLLAAAQTGTGKTAAFTLPLLEFMSSKPHKKEQKAYIKALILVPTRELALQVFENIQAYSKYLHLKTAVIFGGVGINPQKASLRKGVDIVIATPGRLIDHMSQNTIDLSRVDFLVLDEADRMLDMGFIHDIKKVVAKVPNHRQTLLFSATFSDEIKKLSNSFLTNPQTVEVARSNTLSQQVSQAVHYVSKEKKKSLLAFLIHTQEWNQVLVFTRTKHGANRLSEFLNKNNISSLAIHGNKSQGARTTALKDFKSKKIRVLVATDIAARGIDIELLPHVINYELPNVPEDYVHRIGRTGRAGNVGEALSLVCDEEAQFLEDIEKLTKTTIPVRDVEGFTLSSLKKPKKTSNTKNKNSKRNSTKTNERRTKPSSNKRAKHSEKKDFKKEVEEFIDNRKRQTSKRNSNRKITGNYRKGQGSKSK, from the coding sequence ATGTCATTTACAAAATTAGGGTTAAATCCTAATATTTTAAAAGCGATTGAAGAGCAAGGTTATACAAAACCTACTTTAATCCAAGAGCAAGCTATTCCAAAAGTTTTGGAAAAAAAAGATTTACTTGCAGCTGCACAAACAGGTACAGGTAAAACAGCAGCTTTTACTCTGCCACTTTTAGAGTTTATGAGTTCAAAACCTCATAAAAAAGAACAAAAGGCTTATATAAAAGCACTAATTTTAGTTCCAACAAGAGAACTAGCACTTCAAGTTTTTGAAAATATTCAAGCTTATAGTAAATATCTTCATTTAAAAACAGCCGTAATTTTTGGTGGAGTTGGAATAAATCCACAAAAAGCTAGTTTAAGAAAGGGTGTTGATATCGTAATTGCAACACCAGGAAGATTAATAGATCATATGTCTCAAAACACTATAGACTTATCAAGGGTTGATTTTTTAGTTCTTGATGAAGCTGATAGAATGTTAGATATGGGATTTATTCATGATATAAAAAAAGTTGTAGCAAAGGTTCCAAATCATAGACAAACACTACTTTTCTCAGCTACTTTTTCTGATGAAATAAAAAAGTTATCTAACTCTTTTTTAACAAATCCTCAAACTGTAGAAGTTGCTAGAAGCAATACTTTATCCCAGCAGGTTTCACAAGCTGTTCATTATGTAAGTAAAGAGAAAAAGAAAAGTCTTTTAGCCTTTTTAATACATACTCAAGAATGGAATCAAGTTTTAGTTTTCACACGTACTAAGCATGGAGCAAATAGATTAAGTGAGTTTTTAAATAAGAACAATATTTCATCTTTAGCAATTCATGGAAATAAATCACAAGGTGCAAGAACTACAGCTCTAAAAGATTTTAAGTCAAAGAAAATTAGAGTACTTGTAGCAACTGATATTGCTGCACGTGGTATTGATATTGAACTATTACCTCATGTTATTAATTATGAATTACCAAATGTACCAGAAGACTATGTTCACAGAATTGGAAGAACAGGTAGAGCAGGGAATGTAGGAGAGGCATTATCTTTAGTTTGTGATGAGGAAGCTCAATTTCTAGAAGATATTGAAAAGCTAACAAAAACAACTATTCCCGTTAGAGATGTAGAAGGTTTTACTCTTAGTTCATTAAAAAAGCCAAAGAAAACATCAAATACAAAAAATAAAAATAGTAAAAGAAACTCTACTAAAACAAATGAAAGAAGAACAAAACCAAGTTCAAATAAAAGAGCTAAACATAGCGAAAAAAAAGATTTTAAAAAAGAAGTAGAAGAGTTTATAGATAATAGAAAAAGACAGACTTCTAAAAGAAATTCAAACAGAAAAATTACAGGTAATTATAGAAAAGGACAAGGTAGTAAAAGTAAATAA
- a CDS encoding 3'-5' exonuclease, translated as MFNKLKNYFNRKNLKDEKFSYLFERPVDDEFVCFDCETTGLNPLEDDIISIGAVIIKNNTIVSSKKFVRFVKPETKLQVEAIKVHHIRECDLLEAGNIDTVIEEFLEFIGSRKLVGYYLEFDIAMINKYLKPKLGIKLPNKAYEVSAIYHDWKIEAIPQSNIDLRFDTILKELKIPPLGKHDAYNDAIMTAMMFLKLKNQAKVKVK; from the coding sequence ATGTTTAATAAACTAAAAAACTATTTTAATAGAAAAAATCTAAAAGATGAAAAGTTTTCATACCTTTTTGAAAGACCAGTAGATGATGAGTTTGTCTGTTTTGATTGTGAAACTACGGGATTAAATCCTTTAGAAGATGATATCATTTCTATTGGAGCTGTTATTATAAAAAACAATACTATTGTTTCAAGTAAAAAGTTTGTTAGATTTGTAAAACCAGAAACAAAACTTCAAGTAGAAGCTATCAAAGTACATCATATAAGAGAGTGTGATTTACTAGAAGCTGGAAATATTGATACTGTAATTGAAGAGTTTTTAGAGTTTATTGGAAGCAGAAAACTTGTGGGTTACTACTTAGAATTTGATATTGCTATGATAAATAAGTATCTAAAACCAAAATTAGGAATAAAACTTCCTAATAAAGCCTATGAAGTTTCTGCTATTTATCACGACTGGAAGATTGAGGCTATTCCACAAAGTAACATAGACCTAAGATTTGACACTATTTTAAAAGAGCTAAAAATTCCTCCTTTAGGAAAGCATGATGCCTATAATGACGCCATTATGACAGCAATGATGTTTCTAAAACTAAAAAATCAAGCAAAAGTGAAAGTAAAGTAA
- the sppA gene encoding signal peptide peptidase SppA: MLNFFKKLFYPIIAILDFITKYFKTIVFLTIVYYFVSTSNEANIQEGSFETANLQKIELYGPILDSQKVLAQINEAKKNNNIKGVLLDVNSPGGAVAPSVEIAYAIKELNALKPVVAYASGVMASGSYYSSIWAKEIIANPGSMVGSIGVIFQGTNLEELMDKIGVKTQTVKAGKFKESGTPTRAWADYEKEELEKVINDTYNMFITDVANARGLKVQDHIKFADAHIFTSSQAKEVGLVDEVSTLTFAQNRVIELSGIVNPSWKKEDKFDKFLDRIIQETVSNFSVLFEGGLKAY; encoded by the coding sequence GAAATATTTTAAGACAATAGTTTTCTTAACAATTGTTTATTACTTTGTATCAACTTCAAATGAAGCAAATATTCAAGAAGGAAGTTTTGAAACTGCTAATTTACAAAAGATAGAACTATATGGTCCTATTTTAGATTCGCAAAAAGTTTTAGCTCAAATAAATGAAGCTAAAAAGAATAATAACATCAAAGGTGTACTGCTTGATGTAAACTCTCCAGGAGGAGCTGTAGCACCATCTGTTGAAATAGCTTATGCAATTAAAGAGTTAAATGCTTTAAAGCCAGTTGTAGCTTATGCAAGTGGTGTTATGGCTAGTGGAAGTTACTACTCTTCTATTTGGGCTAAAGAGATTATTGCAAATCCAGGGTCTATGGTTGGTTCTATTGGAGTTATTTTTCAAGGAACGAACTTAGAAGAACTAATGGATAAAATTGGTGTAAAAACTCAAACTGTTAAAGCAGGGAAGTTTAAAGAATCAGGAACACCAACAAGAGCTTGGGCTGATTATGAGAAGGAAGAGTTAGAAAAAGTTATAAATGATACATACAATATGTTTATAACAGATGTAGCAAATGCAAGAGGTCTAAAAGTTCAAGACCACATAAAATTTGCTGATGCTCATATTTTTACTTCATCTCAAGCAAAAGAGGTTGGATTAGTTGATGAGGTTAGTACTTTAACTTTTGCTCAAAATAGAGTAATTGAATTATCAGGTATAGTAAATCCTTCTTGGAAAAAAGAGGATAAATTTGATAAGTTCTTAGATAGAATAATCCAAGAAACAGTATCTAACTTCTCTGTATTATTTGAGGGTGGGCTAAAAGCTTACTAG
- a CDS encoding DUF485 domain-containing protein, translating to MKDELVERIENNPKYQELVSKRTGLGIKLGIFVLVMFYAYILTIAFNKEVLATKIGEGMTTIAFPIALAILVISFLTTLVYVKRANGEFEDLTNDIKDDVKDLM from the coding sequence ATGAAGGACGAATTAGTTGAAAGGATTGAAAACAATCCTAAATATCAAGAACTAGTTTCTAAAAGAACTGGTTTAGGTATCAAACTTGGTATCTTTGTACTTGTAATGTTTTATGCATATATTTTAACAATTGCATTTAACAAAGAGGTATTAGCTACTAAAATTGGTGAAGGAATGACTACAATTGCATTTCCTATTGCATTAGCTATCTTAGTAATAAGTTTCTTAACTACACTTGTTTATGTGAAAAGAGCAAATGGTGAGTTTGAAGATTTAACTAACGATATTAAAGATGATGTAAAGGATTTAATGTAA
- a CDS encoding acetate/propionate family kinase, translating into MLVFILNAGSSSLKYQLMNPINKETLAVGICERIGIDGALKHEFGDDQKLKISADMPTHKEAIELVLKTLTEGEGKVIDSIDDIEAIGHRAVHGGEEFSGSVMVTDRVIETMKKLIPLAPLHNPANIMGMEICQQLMPGKPNVAVFDTAFHQTMPDYAYMYALPYDQYTKNGVRKYGFHGTSHFFVSNEAAKMLDKKHNTRIIVCHLGNGSSVSAVFDGKCIDTSMGLTPVQGLMMGTRAGDVGAGAIQYMMDTEGWDIKEMLDVLNKKSGIVGVSGKSSDLREVLEGMEEGDERCRLAVDMIAYRIKQYIGSYAAALDGVDALCFTGGIGENAAIIREKVCAGLDYMGLNIDPVKNNKRCGDARDISTNGSSGRIFVIPTNEEYVIANDTYKIVKGVE; encoded by the coding sequence ATGTTAGTATTTATTTTAAACGCAGGAAGTTCATCATTAAAGTACCAATTAATGAATCCAATCAACAAAGAGACTTTAGCTGTTGGTATCTGTGAAAGAATTGGTATAGATGGTGCACTTAAACATGAGTTTGGTGATGATCAAAAATTAAAAATTTCTGCAGATATGCCAACTCATAAAGAAGCAATTGAATTAGTACTTAAAACATTAACTGAGGGTGAAGGAAAAGTAATTGACTCAATCGATGATATTGAAGCAATTGGACACAGAGCAGTTCATGGTGGTGAAGAGTTCTCTGGTTCTGTAATGGTTACAGACAGAGTTATTGAAACTATGAAAAAATTAATTCCATTAGCGCCTTTACATAATCCAGCAAATATCATGGGAATGGAAATTTGCCAACAATTAATGCCAGGTAAACCAAATGTAGCTGTATTTGATACTGCATTCCACCAAACTATGCCTGATTATGCATATATGTATGCATTACCATATGACCAATATACTAAAAATGGTGTTAGAAAATATGGTTTCCACGGAACATCTCACTTCTTCGTATCTAACGAAGCTGCTAAAATGTTAGATAAAAAACACAATACTAGAATTATCGTATGTCACTTAGGAAATGGTTCTTCTGTTTCTGCAGTATTCGATGGTAAATGTATTGATACTTCAATGGGTCTTACTCCTGTTCAAGGTCTAATGATGGGAACAAGAGCTGGTGACGTTGGAGCTGGTGCTATTCAATACATGATGGATACTGAAGGTTGGGATATCAAAGAGATGCTTGACGTACTTAACAAAAAATCTGGTATCGTTGGTGTTTCTGGTAAATCTTCTGACTTAAGAGAAGTTCTTGAAGGTATGGAAGAAGGTGATGAAAGATGTAGATTAGCAGTTGATATGATTGCTTATAGAATTAAACAATACATTGGTTCATACGCTGCTGCACTTGATGGTGTTGATGCATTATGTTTCACTGGTGGAATCGGTGAAAATGCTGCAATTATTAGAGAGAAAGTTTGTGCTGGTCTTGATTATATGGGATTAAATATCGACCCAGTTAAAAACAACAAAAGATGTGGAGATGCTAGAGATATTTCTACAAATGGTTCTTCTGGAAGAATCTTCGTTATTCCTACAAATGAGGAATACGTTATCGCAAACGATACTTATAAAATCGTTAAAGGTGTTGAGTAA
- a CDS encoding acetate/propionate family kinase: MLVLVLNAGSSSLKYQLMKPESGEVLASGLCERIGIDGKLVHESLGKKSKKEIDMPTHKEAIEVVLETLTSGETKVIDSIDEIEAIGHRVVHGGEYFNSSVIVDDDVISKLKELIPLAPLHNPANIMGMEIAKEILPTKPNVAVFDTAFHQTMPASNYMYAVPYEDYKDHGVRKYGFHGTSHYYVSNKAKEALNKDDSKIIVCHLGNGSSVCAVRDGKSIDTSMGLTPLEGLMMGTRSGDIDPGVMAYLMEKKNMSAEEVTNYLNKKSGLLGVSGISSDLREVIEACENGDERAKTTIDMKCNRIKKYICSYAGMLEGVDAICFTAGIGENADLIREKVCSGLEFMGIEVDTDKNKDRTSCDIKEINKDRSKTKIFVIPTNEELVIAQDTYNLVKA; the protein is encoded by the coding sequence ATGTTAGTTCTTGTATTAAACGCAGGTAGCTCTTCACTTAAATATCAACTTATGAAACCTGAGTCTGGTGAAGTGCTTGCTTCTGGTCTATGTGAAAGAATTGGAATAGACGGAAAACTTGTACATGAATCTTTAGGCAAAAAGAGTAAAAAAGAGATAGATATGCCTACTCATAAAGAGGCAATTGAAGTTGTATTAGAGACTTTAACTTCGGGGGAAACAAAAGTTATTGACTCTATTGATGAAATTGAGGCTATCGGTCATAGAGTAGTTCATGGTGGAGAATATTTTAACTCTTCTGTTATTGTTGATGATGATGTTATCTCTAAATTAAAAGAGTTAATTCCTTTAGCTCCATTACATAACCCTGCAAATATTATGGGTATGGAGATTGCTAAAGAGATTTTACCTACAAAACCAAATGTAGCGGTATTTGATACGGCATTTCATCAAACTATGCCTGCATCTAACTATATGTATGCTGTTCCATATGAAGATTACAAAGACCACGGTGTAAGAAAATATGGATTCCATGGAACTTCTCACTATTATGTTTCAAATAAAGCAAAAGAGGCTTTAAATAAAGATGACTCAAAAATCATTGTATGTCACTTAGGTAATGGTTCTTCTGTATGTGCAGTAAGAGATGGAAAATCAATTGATACATCTATGGGGCTTACTCCTTTAGAAGGTTTAATGATGGGAACAAGATCAGGTGATATTGACCCAGGTGTTATGGCATACTTAATGGAAAAGAAAAATATGTCAGCAGAAGAAGTAACAAACTACTTAAATAAAAAATCAGGTCTTCTTGGAGTATCTGGAATTAGTTCTGATTTAAGAGAAGTAATTGAAGCTTGTGAAAATGGTGATGAAAGAGCAAAAACAACTATTGATATGAAATGTAATAGAATCAAAAAGTATATCTGTTCATATGCAGGAATGCTTGAAGGTGTTGATGCTATTTGCTTCACAGCAGGTATTGGTGAAAATGCTGATTTAATCCGTGAAAAAGTATGTTCTGGATTAGAGTTTATGGGTATTGAAGTTGATACTGATAAAAACAAAGATAGAACATCATGTGATATTAAAGAAATCAATAAAGATAGATCAAAAACTAAGATCTTCGTTATTCCAACAAATGAAGAATTAGTAATCGCACAAGACACATATAACTTAGTAAAAGCGTAA
- the pta gene encoding phosphate acetyltransferase — translation MGLIESIKENAKKELKTIVLPESEDERVLQATQKVLEEKTANVVLIGNEEQIKADAASCGASIEGATIIDPKKFDGIERYVDELVELRKSKNLSKEEATEIMTTEPRFFGCMMVRLGEADGLVAGSNSPTADVLRAAIQVIKTAPGINTVSSAFIMETADGKFGDNGLILFADCAVIPEPNAEQLADIASATAATAKSVVGLDPRVAMLSFSTKGSANHPLVDKVQYAVDLLTERNVDFEFDGELQADAAIVEAVGAKKAPDSKVAGKANVLVFPDLQSGNIGYKLVQRFAGAAAHGPVVQGLAKPVNDLSRGCSVDDIANLVAITATQC, via the coding sequence ATGGGTTTAATAGAAAGTATTAAAGAGAATGCTAAAAAAGAACTTAAAACTATTGTTCTTCCGGAATCTGAAGACGAAAGAGTACTACAAGCTACTCAAAAGGTTTTAGAAGAAAAAACTGCTAATGTAGTTTTAATCGGAAACGAAGAACAAATTAAAGCAGATGCTGCTTCATGTGGAGCTTCAATCGAAGGTGCAACAATTATTGATCCTAAGAAATTCGATGGGATTGAAAGATATGTTGACGAATTAGTAGAGTTAAGAAAATCTAAAAATTTATCTAAAGAAGAAGCTACAGAAATCATGACTACTGAACCAAGATTTTTTGGTTGTATGATGGTAAGACTTGGTGAAGCTGATGGACTTGTTGCTGGTTCAAACTCACCTACTGCTGACGTATTAAGAGCTGCTATTCAAGTTATTAAAACTGCTCCTGGAATAAATACAGTTTCATCTGCATTTATTATGGAAACAGCTGACGGTAAATTTGGAGACAATGGATTAATTTTATTTGCAGACTGTGCAGTTATTCCAGAACCAAATGCAGAACAATTAGCTGATATTGCAAGTGCTACTGCTGCTACTGCTAAATCAGTTGTTGGTTTAGACCCAAGAGTTGCAATGTTATCTTTCTCAACAAAAGGTAGTGCAAATCACCCATTAGTTGACAAAGTGCAATATGCTGTTGACTTATTAACAGAAAGAAATGTTGATTTTGAATTTGACGGTGAATTACAAGCAGATGCTGCAATCGTTGAAGCTGTAGGAGCTAAAAAAGCGCCAGACTCTAAAGTAGCTGGAAAAGCTAATGTACTTGTATTCCCAGATTTACAATCAGGAAATATTGGATACAAATTAGTTCAAAGATTTGCAGGAGCTGCTGCTCATGGTCCAGTTGTTCAAGGTTTAGCAAAACCAGTAAATGACTTATCAAGAGGTTGTTCAGTTGATGATATCGCTAACTTAGTTGCTATCACTGCTACACAATGTTAA
- a CDS encoding putative nucleotidyltransferase substrate binding domain-containing protein has protein sequence MSIQEQVNFLKAIHPFDKLTKSQLEYFADNLDIVYLKKDEIIQNVSQEPEFLYFIIKGIVQEKNEEKEVLSFYSNQEFFDSVSLIENFSKHKFVTKEETICYTLPREIFIKVLHENPTLESFFFQSISQKLNGNVHHEKNKELANLMIAKVKDARVHEALILPFETSIFDAVTKLKEVKVPTLLLEDENKEIHIVTDSDFREKVILNRMSFDESVGKISNSGLRYVNENDFLFNAQLLMTKHGLKRLVVKNDGDKIVGILDQISLSSFFATHTFSVSNEITRANTVEELKVASQSLLKIIKSLYAKGVKVSFISKLINQLNRKVMNKLFIMLAPEELIGKSSLIVMGSEGRGEQVLKTDQDNALIVSDECTISKEELQKFTSLYTETLVDFGFPRCEGNIMLSNPYWCRTKQEFKDLIYDWINKPEQDSYMNLAIFYDAICASGDRKLLDDLKQYMFKVCSDSKSFYMHFAKIVMDFDVPLGFFDGFVFDSKNKEHEHELDIKRGGIFIVVQGVRALSLENKLMRANTLKRIKELTDKKVFTEEFADELTEAFNYLCTLKLKSNIEKLDSGQVIDNYIDPDTLTTMEKDLLKDSFKIVNKLKKKLENHYKLNYV, from the coding sequence ATGAGCATACAAGAACAAGTAAACTTTTTAAAAGCAATTCATCCTTTTGATAAACTTACAAAATCTCAATTAGAGTACTTCGCAGACAACCTTGATATTGTCTACTTAAAAAAAGACGAAATCATTCAAAATGTTTCACAAGAGCCAGAGTTTTTATACTTTATTATAAAAGGTATTGTACAAGAAAAAAATGAAGAGAAAGAGGTTTTATCTTTTTATTCAAATCAAGAGTTTTTTGATTCTGTTTCACTTATAGAAAACTTTTCTAAACATAAGTTTGTCACAAAAGAAGAGACTATTTGTTATACCCTACCAAGGGAAATATTTATTAAAGTCTTACACGAGAACCCTACTTTAGAAAGTTTTTTCTTTCAATCTATTTCACAAAAACTAAATGGAAATGTTCACCACGAAAAAAATAAAGAGCTTGCAAACTTAATGATTGCAAAAGTGAAAGATGCAAGAGTACATGAAGCACTTATCTTACCTTTTGAAACTTCTATTTTTGATGCGGTTACAAAACTAAAAGAAGTAAAAGTGCCTACTTTATTACTTGAAGATGAAAATAAAGAGATACACATTGTTACAGACTCAGATTTTAGGGAAAAAGTGATTTTAAATAGAATGAGTTTTGATGAAAGTGTTGGAAAAATCTCTAACTCTGGCTTAAGATATGTAAATGAAAATGACTTTTTATTTAATGCTCAACTTCTAATGACAAAACATGGATTAAAAAGATTAGTAGTAAAAAATGATGGTGATAAAATAGTTGGTATTTTAGACCAAATCTCTTTATCTTCTTTCTTTGCAACTCACACTTTCTCTGTATCAAATGAAATTACAAGGGCAAATACAGTTGAAGAATTAAAAGTTGCTAGTCAGTCGTTACTAAAAATCATTAAATCTTTATATGCAAAAGGTGTAAAAGTTTCATTTATTTCTAAATTAATCAATCAACTAAATAGAAAAGTAATGAATAAACTTTTCATTATGTTAGCACCTGAAGAATTAATTGGAAAATCTTCATTAATAGTAATGGGAAGTGAAGGTAGAGGGGAACAGGTTTTAAAAACAGACCAAGATAATGCACTTATTGTATCTGATGAGTGTACAATCTCAAAAGAAGAGTTACAAAAATTTACATCTTTATATACTGAAACTTTAGTTGACTTTGGTTTTCCTAGATGTGAAGGGAATATCATGCTTTCAAATCCTTATTGGTGTAGAACAAAACAAGAGTTTAAAGACTTAATCTATGACTGGATTAATAAACCAGAACAAGATAGCTATATGAATTTAGCGATTTTTTATGATGCAATTTGTGCTTCAGGAGATAGAAAACTTTTAGATGATTTAAAACAATATATGTTTAAAGTTTGTTCTGACTCAAAAAGTTTCTATATGCATTTTGCCAAAATTGTTATGGACTTTGATGTTCCTTTAGGTTTCTTTGATGGCTTTGTTTTTGATTCAAAAAATAAAGAGCACGAACATGAACTTGATATAAAAAGAGGTGGTATCTTTATTGTTGTTCAAGGAGTTAGAGCCCTTTCTTTAGAAAATAAACTAATGCGTGCAAATACTCTTAAAAGAATAAAAGAGTTAACAGATAAAAAAGTATTCACTGAAGAGTTTGCCGATGAGTTAACTGAAGCCTTTAACTATCTATGTACTTTAAAACTAAAATCAAATATTGAAAAACTAGATTCAGGACAAGTAATTGATAACTACATAGACCCTGACACTTTAACTACTATGGAAAAAGATTTATTAAAAGATAGTTTTAAAATTGTAAACAAGTTAAAGAAAAAACTAGAAAATCACTATAAGTTGAACTATGTTTAA